A single Klebsiella variicola DNA region contains:
- the recJ gene encoding single-stranded-DNA-specific exonuclease RecJ, translating to MKQQIQLRRREAVDGVDLPADLPPLLQRLYASRGVRSAQELERSVKGMLPWTQLTGVEKAVEMLHEAFEKGLHIVVVGDFDADGATSTALSVLALRALGYGNVSYLVPNRFEDGYGLSPEVVDQAHARGAQMIMTVDNGISSHAGVDHAHALGIPVLVTDHHLPGETLPAAEAIVNPNLRDCDFPSKSLAGVGVAFYLMLALRTFLRDKGWFDARGIAAPNLAELLDLVALGTVADVVPLDANNRILTWQGLSRIRAGKCRPGIKALLEIANRDPQKLAASDLGFALGPRLNAAGRLDDMSVGVALLLCDNIGEARVLANELDALNQTRKEIEQGMQAEALTLCQQLERSSDTLPGGLAMYHPQWHQGVVGILASRIKERFHRPVIAFAPTGDGTLKGSGRSIQGLHMRDALERLDTLYPGLILKFGGHAMAAGLSLEEARFEEFQQRFGELVTEWLDPALLQGEVVSDGPLAATEMSMEVAQMLRDAGPWGQMFPEPLFDGRFRLLQQRLVGERHLKVMVEPVGGGPLLDGIAFNVDTSIWPDNGVREVQLAYKLDINEFRGNRSLQLIIDHLWPN from the coding sequence GTGAAACAACAGATACAACTACGACGCCGTGAGGCGGTTGACGGCGTCGATCTCCCTGCCGACCTGCCGCCGCTGCTGCAGCGGCTGTATGCCAGCCGCGGGGTGCGCAGTGCGCAGGAGCTGGAGCGCAGCGTCAAAGGCATGCTGCCGTGGACGCAGCTCACCGGCGTTGAAAAAGCGGTTGAAATGCTGCATGAGGCTTTCGAGAAAGGGTTACATATTGTGGTGGTCGGCGATTTTGATGCCGACGGCGCCACCAGTACCGCCCTTAGCGTGCTGGCGCTACGCGCGCTGGGCTACGGTAACGTCTCCTATCTGGTGCCCAACCGTTTTGAAGACGGCTACGGTTTAAGCCCGGAAGTGGTCGATCAGGCGCACGCTCGCGGCGCGCAGATGATCATGACCGTTGATAACGGCATTTCGTCACATGCCGGTGTCGATCACGCCCATGCGTTGGGCATTCCGGTGCTGGTGACCGATCACCACCTGCCGGGCGAGACGCTACCGGCGGCCGAGGCCATCGTTAACCCTAACCTGCGCGATTGTGACTTCCCGTCGAAATCACTGGCCGGGGTGGGGGTGGCGTTTTATCTGATGCTGGCGCTGCGTACTTTCCTGCGCGATAAAGGCTGGTTCGACGCCCGCGGCATAGCCGCGCCGAACCTGGCTGAGCTGCTGGATCTGGTGGCGCTGGGCACCGTCGCGGACGTCGTGCCGCTGGATGCCAACAACCGCATCCTGACCTGGCAGGGGTTAAGCCGCATTCGCGCCGGCAAATGTCGGCCAGGCATTAAAGCGCTGCTGGAAATTGCCAACCGTGACCCGCAAAAACTGGCGGCCAGCGACCTCGGTTTCGCCCTTGGGCCGCGCCTCAATGCGGCGGGGCGGCTGGATGATATGTCCGTCGGCGTGGCGCTGCTGCTGTGCGATAACATCGGCGAAGCGCGCGTGTTAGCCAATGAGCTTGATGCGCTCAACCAGACGCGTAAAGAGATTGAACAGGGGATGCAGGCCGAAGCGTTGACCCTGTGTCAGCAACTGGAACGCAGCAGCGACACCCTGCCTGGCGGGCTGGCGATGTACCATCCGCAGTGGCATCAGGGGGTGGTCGGCATTCTGGCATCACGCATTAAGGAGCGCTTCCATCGCCCGGTTATCGCTTTTGCGCCGACCGGCGACGGCACGCTGAAAGGTTCCGGCCGCTCTATTCAGGGGCTGCACATGCGCGATGCGCTGGAGCGCCTGGATACGCTCTATCCGGGACTGATCCTGAAGTTCGGCGGCCATGCTATGGCGGCGGGTTTATCGCTGGAAGAGGCGCGCTTTGAGGAGTTTCAACAGCGCTTCGGCGAACTGGTGACCGAGTGGCTGGATCCCGCATTATTGCAGGGCGAGGTGGTCTCCGACGGCCCGCTGGCGGCGACGGAGATGAGCATGGAAGTGGCGCAGATGCTGCGCGATGCCGGACCATGGGGGCAGATGTTCCCGGAACCGTTGTTTGATGGCCGTTTTCGCCTGCTGCAGCAGCGGCTGGTAGGCGAGCGTCACCTGAAAGTGATGGTCGAACCGGTTGGCGGCGGCCCGCTGCTGGACGGTATTGCTTTCAACGTTGATACTTCCATTTGGCCGGACAACGGCGTGCGCGAAGTGCAGTTAGCCTACAAGCTCGACATCAACGAGTTCCGCGGCAACCGCAGCCTGCAGCTGATCATCGATCACCTCTGGCCAAATTGA
- the prfB gene encoding peptide chain release factor 2 (programmed frameshift): MFEINPVKNRIQDLTERSDVLRGYLDYDAKKERLEEVNAELEQPDVWNEPERAQALGKERSSLEAIVDTLDQMSQGLEDVAGLLELAVEAEDEETFNEAVAELDGLEEKLAQLEFRRMFSGEYDSADCYLDIQAGSGGTEAQDWASMLMRMYLRWAEARGFKTEIIEESEGEVAGIKSVTIKIIGDYAYGWLRTETGVHRLVRKSPFDSGGRRHTSFSSAFVYPEVDDDIDIEINPADLRIDVYRASGAGGQHVNRTESAVRITHIPTGLVTQCQNDRSQHKNKDQAMKQMKAKLYELEMQKKNAEKQAMEDNKSDIGWGSQIRSYVLDDSRIKDLRTGVETRNTQAVLDGSLDQFIEASLKAGL; the protein is encoded by the exons ATGTTTGAAATAAATCCGGTAAAAAACCGCATTCAGGACCTCACGGAGCGCTCCGACGTTCTTAGGGGGTATCTT GACTACGATGCCAAGAAAGAGCGTCTCGAAGAAGTAAACGCCGAGCTGGAACAGCCGGACGTCTGGAACGAACCTGAACGCGCCCAGGCGCTGGGTAAAGAGCGTTCTTCTCTGGAAGCCATTGTGGATACCCTGGATCAGATGTCCCAGGGGCTGGAAGACGTGGCTGGTCTGCTGGAGCTGGCGGTTGAAGCCGAAGACGAAGAGACCTTCAACGAAGCGGTTGCTGAGCTGGACGGGCTGGAAGAGAAGCTGGCACAGCTTGAGTTCCGCCGCATGTTCTCCGGCGAATACGACAGCGCCGACTGCTACCTCGATATTCAGGCCGGTTCCGGCGGCACCGAAGCCCAGGACTGGGCCAGCATGCTGATGCGCATGTACCTGCGCTGGGCGGAAGCCCGCGGCTTTAAGACCGAAATCATCGAAGAATCCGAAGGTGAAGTTGCGGGCATTAAATCCGTGACCATCAAAATCATTGGCGATTACGCCTACGGCTGGCTGCGTACGGAAACCGGCGTTCACCGCCTGGTGCGTAAGAGCCCGTTCGATTCCGGTGGCCGTCGTCATACCTCCTTTAGCTCGGCGTTCGTTTATCCGGAAGTGGATGACGATATCGATATCGAAATTAACCCGGCCGATCTGCGTATCGACGTTTATCGCGCATCCGGCGCCGGTGGACAGCACGTTAACCGTACGGAATCCGCGGTGCGTATTACCCACATCCCGACCGGGTTGGTGACGCAGTGCCAGAACGACCGTTCGCAGCACAAGAACAAAGACCAGGCCATGAAGCAGATGAAAGCGAAGCTTTATGAGCTGGAAATGCAGAAGAAAAATGCCGAGAAGCAGGCGATGGAAGACAACAAGTCCGACATCGGCTGGGGCAGCCAGATCCGCTCTTACGTGCTGGACGACTCGCGTATTAAAGATCTGCGTACCGGGGTGGAAACCCGCAATACTCAGGCGGTGCTCGACGGCAGCCTGGACCAATTTATCGAAGCAAGTTTGAAAGCAGGGTTATGA